Proteins encoded together in one Undibacterium sp. CCC3.4 window:
- a CDS encoding LysR family transcriptional regulator, whose protein sequence is MNYSAWKLFVDVSELGSLTKAAFAYGTTQPHISRQISELERECGGRLFQRTGRGMVLTELGRRIAPRVRVWITQTEQLENDIRATAGTPVGTVRIGVLPSTSHPLASTLYHELKKRYPLVQLIVREGQGAQLETWLESGEVDLAILYRHNPVPSNGDIYLTKTPTFLVGPHGDPLTRAETVRFDTLDHLPLILFCRPNSWRDRLDQLAADRGITLNVAAEADSLGFQTQLVGGGGMYALLGPFAISGADKALRLQASRLEEPELSRYIALAMSRHVQLTLACRAVIELIEEVEHPELHQLPVINS, encoded by the coding sequence ATGAACTACTCAGCATGGAAGTTGTTTGTCGATGTCAGTGAACTGGGCAGTCTGACCAAAGCGGCGTTTGCCTATGGCACGACACAGCCTCACATCAGTCGGCAGATCAGCGAACTGGAACGTGAGTGCGGTGGGCGCTTATTCCAACGGACTGGGCGTGGCATGGTGTTGACGGAATTGGGGCGGCGTATCGCGCCACGCGTGCGCGTCTGGATCACGCAGACTGAACAACTGGAAAACGATATCCGTGCCACGGCCGGTACGCCGGTGGGTACGGTACGTATCGGCGTCTTGCCATCCACCTCGCATCCCTTGGCAAGCACGCTCTATCATGAATTAAAAAAACGCTATCCGCTGGTTCAGCTCATCGTACGCGAAGGCCAGGGGGCGCAGCTGGAAACCTGGCTGGAAAGTGGCGAAGTGGATCTGGCAATCCTATACCGCCACAACCCCGTCCCCAGCAATGGCGACATTTATTTGACCAAGACACCGACATTTCTAGTCGGGCCACATGGCGATCCGCTGACGCGTGCAGAAACGGTCCGTTTCGATACACTCGATCACCTGCCGCTGATACTATTCTGCCGCCCAAACTCATGGCGCGACCGCTTAGATCAATTGGCAGCAGACCGTGGCATCACGCTCAACGTCGCTGCCGAAGCCGATTCACTGGGTTTCCAAACCCAGCTCGTTGGCGGCGGCGGCATGTATGCCTTACTTGGCCCCTTCGCCATCTCAGGTGCCGACAAGGCACTGCGACTGCAGGCATCTCGGTTGGAAGAGCCAGAATTAAGCCGCTACATTGCCTTGGCAATGTCGCGCCATGTACAACTGACGCTGGCCTGCCGCGCCGTGATCGAATTAATTGAAGAAGTTGAACATCCTGAACTCCATCAACTGCCTGTTATCAACAGCTGA
- a CDS encoding ABC transporter ATP-binding protein, with protein sequence MFGVFEKLAHPYPDAEPVRPPQRLLAFLWHCTDGVRRYIAAMALCSAASGAFDALLFNMLGSIVDQLANISPERLWIDARGQLLVLAGIMLASPLLVGLGALLRWQTIGSNMPMRLRWLFHRLMLGQSSSFYANEFAGRVSAKVMQTAMAVRDIAFVMADALVFVSVTFVTMVVLAGALNTWLLLPFLVYISLYILALSFFVPRMTKVSQEQSDAHSMLTGRITDAYANMTTIKLFSHSRREANYAKVAMQEYLQTAYGQSRLITASDVLLHTLNMLLILAVAGLAMHLWTQDQLGVGAVAAATAMAIRVNSFSHWMLWEMAALFEHVGTVQDGINTLARPNLLRDQEDAAPLRVTRGELRFEQVCFSYGGTRRVIDQLSLHIRAGEKIGLVGRSGAGKSSIVNILLRTYDIESGRVLIDGQNIAHITQDSLRAQIGLVTQDSSLLHRSVRDNIIYGRPDASEADMIAAAKRAAAHDFILSLVDGEGRRGYDAHVGERGVKLSGGQRQRIAIARVMLKNAPILVLDEATSALDSEVEASIQTSLAQLMEGKTVLAIAHRLSTIAAMDRLLVIDRGEILEQGDHQTLLARGGLYASMWSRQSGGFLGEEGDDDIRPISSGFQPVPGA encoded by the coding sequence ATGTTTGGTGTGTTTGAAAAATTAGCTCATCCCTATCCCGATGCGGAGCCGGTGCGTCCGCCCCAAAGACTATTGGCATTTCTTTGGCATTGCACTGACGGTGTGCGCCGCTATATCGCCGCGATGGCGCTGTGCAGTGCTGCCAGCGGGGCATTTGACGCTTTATTGTTCAATATGCTGGGCAGCATCGTTGACCAGTTGGCGAACATCTCGCCCGAGCGCCTTTGGATTGATGCGCGCGGGCAGCTACTTGTTCTGGCTGGGATCATGTTGGCCAGCCCGCTCTTGGTCGGCCTCGGTGCACTGCTGCGCTGGCAAACCATAGGCAGCAATATGCCGATGCGCTTACGTTGGCTGTTTCATCGCTTGATGTTGGGTCAAAGCAGTAGTTTCTATGCCAATGAATTTGCCGGACGGGTATCGGCTAAGGTCATGCAAACCGCGATGGCGGTACGCGATATTGCGTTTGTGATGGCCGATGCGCTGGTCTTTGTCAGCGTCACCTTCGTCACCATGGTGGTATTGGCCGGCGCGCTCAATACTTGGCTGCTGCTGCCGTTCTTGGTGTATATCAGTTTGTATATTTTGGCGCTGAGTTTCTTCGTACCGCGTATGACCAAAGTCTCACAAGAGCAATCTGATGCGCACTCAATGCTGACCGGCCGCATCACCGATGCGTATGCGAATATGACGACGATCAAGTTGTTTTCTCATTCGCGCCGCGAGGCGAATTATGCCAAGGTGGCGATGCAAGAATATTTGCAAACGGCTTACGGCCAAAGTCGTTTGATTACCGCCTCCGATGTGCTGCTGCATACGCTCAATATGCTGTTGATACTTGCTGTGGCCGGGTTGGCGATGCACTTGTGGACGCAAGATCAGTTGGGCGTGGGGGCGGTCGCAGCGGCAACCGCGATGGCTATTCGCGTCAATAGTTTTTCGCATTGGATGTTGTGGGAAATGGCGGCGCTGTTCGAACATGTCGGGACCGTACAGGACGGCATCAACACCTTAGCGCGGCCCAATCTTTTGCGTGACCAAGAGGACGCCGCACCCTTGCGCGTGACGCGCGGCGAGCTGCGCTTTGAGCAGGTCTGTTTTTCTTACGGCGGTACGCGGCGCGTGATTGATCAATTGTCGCTGCATATCCGTGCCGGTGAAAAAATCGGATTGGTCGGACGTTCGGGGGCAGGCAAGTCTTCCATCGTCAATATCCTGCTGCGTACTTACGATATTGAATCGGGCCGTGTGCTGATTGATGGTCAGAATATCGCGCACATCACGCAAGACAGTTTGCGTGCACAAATCGGTCTGGTGACGCAAGACAGCTCTTTGCTGCATCGCTCGGTGCGCGACAATATCATCTATGGCCGACCGGATGCCAGCGAGGCCGACATGATCGCCGCCGCCAAACGCGCAGCGGCGCATGACTTTATACTCAGTTTGGTCGACGGCGAGGGCCGCCGTGGGTATGACGCCCATGTCGGTGAACGCGGCGTGAAGCTATCGGGTGGGCAACGGCAGCGCATCGCGATTGCCCGCGTGATGCTCAAGAACGCGCCGATTTTAGTGCTCGACGAAGCCACCAGTGCGCTCGATTCGGAGGTGGAGGCAAGCATACAAACCAGCTTGGCGCAATTAATGGAGGGCAAGACCGTGCTGGCGATTGCGCATAGGCTCAGTACCATTGCGGCGATGGATAGATTGCTTGTCATCGATCGTGGTGAAATCCTTGAACAAGGTGATCACCAAACCCTGCTGGCGCGCGGCGGTCTGTATGCCAGTATGTGGTCGCGTCAGTCGGGTGGTTTTTTGGGGGAAGAGGGTGACGATGATATTCGCCCCATTTCTTCCGGGTTCCAACCAGTCCCTGGTGCCTGA
- a CDS encoding amidohydrolase family protein translates to MPSILKTSTVRIMQAACLMLAFTQNSQAEAVLFQQVRIFDGTGTSLSAPSDVLVDGKYIVKISRTPLQAAAGSATRIIQGKGRTLMPGLIDAHTHLMFATVPQMVLLTADIGYINVAAVKAAADMLQRGFTSVRDLGGPVFGLKRGIDSGLVPGPRIWPSGAFLSQTGGHGDFRFPNEFPIQAGASSYAERVGATVIADNADTVRMRSRELLALGATQLKLMAGGGVSSSMDPLDVTQYTVEELRAAVEAAANWGTYVTVHAYTPRAVRQAIEAGVQCIDHGQLLDEATAQLMAKKGIWWSLQPFLDDGHSSHAEGSSNRKKELEMVGGTEHAYALAKKYQIKTAWGTDILFSAQAAAKQGQQLVDMLRWYTPAEALKMATADNAALLALSGARSPYAGKLGVVQEGALADLLLVDGDPLAHLQLVADPGKNFLVIMKDGQIYKNSLP, encoded by the coding sequence ATGCCATCCATCTTGAAAACATCCACAGTACGCATCATGCAGGCCGCCTGCCTGATGCTTGCTTTTACGCAAAATTCCCAGGCCGAGGCCGTGCTGTTCCAGCAAGTACGTATTTTTGATGGCACCGGCACGAGCTTGTCGGCACCATCGGATGTCTTGGTAGATGGCAAGTACATCGTCAAAATTTCGCGCACACCGCTGCAAGCGGCGGCCGGTTCGGCGACCCGCATCATCCAAGGCAAAGGGCGCACCCTGATGCCGGGCTTGATCGATGCCCACACCCATCTGATGTTTGCAACTGTGCCGCAGATGGTCTTGCTGACGGCCGATATCGGTTACATCAATGTGGCGGCAGTCAAGGCCGCCGCCGACATGTTGCAGCGCGGCTTTACCAGCGTGCGCGACTTGGGCGGACCGGTATTCGGTTTGAAACGGGGTATAGACAGTGGCTTGGTACCCGGTCCGCGGATTTGGCCCAGCGGTGCCTTCCTGTCGCAAACCGGCGGTCATGGCGATTTTCGTTTTCCCAATGAATTTCCTATCCAAGCCGGTGCTTCCTCATATGCCGAGCGAGTCGGTGCCACGGTCATTGCCGACAATGCCGACACCGTGCGCATGCGCAGCCGCGAGTTGTTGGCACTTGGGGCGACGCAACTGAAATTGATGGCCGGTGGCGGCGTTTCGTCGAGCATGGATCCGCTCGACGTGACCCAATATACGGTGGAAGAGTTGCGTGCGGCAGTCGAAGCGGCTGCTAACTGGGGCACGTATGTGACCGTGCATGCCTACACGCCGCGTGCGGTGCGCCAAGCGATCGAAGCCGGCGTTCAATGCATCGATCATGGGCAATTGCTCGATGAGGCGACGGCCCAGTTGATGGCGAAAAAAGGCATTTGGTGGAGCTTGCAGCCGTTCTTGGACGACGGCCATTCCAGCCATGCCGAAGGCTCGTCTAACCGTAAGAAAGAACTCGAAATGGTCGGCGGCACCGAACATGCTTATGCGCTGGCCAAGAAGTATCAAATCAAAACTGCCTGGGGCACCGACATACTGTTCAGCGCCCAAGCCGCAGCCAAACAAGGTCAACAATTAGTCGATATGCTGCGCTGGTATACGCCGGCGGAAGCCTTGAAAATGGCAACGGCCGACAATGCCGCCTTGCTGGCCCTGTCGGGCGCGCGCAGCCCGTATGCCGGCAAACTTGGCGTGGTGCAGGAGGGGGCCTTGGCCGATTTGTTGCTGGTTGATGGAGATCCGCTCGCCCATCTTCAGCTTGTGGCCGATCCCGGCAAGAATTTTCTTGTGATCATGAAGGATGGGCAGATTTATAAAAACAGCCTGCCTTAA
- a CDS encoding phosphoesterase: MSNSKNASMHFSLSAIAAAAALLSACSGSSTVSAPTVILKGVVTASALIAGSATDPTIKAGYHQAALVCVDANNNGKCDSSENPVSTDANGNFSITLPANAALIADLGTSATNSASGAKLASRNVFRVSIDQVAEQAGTGIVISSLSSEVTRMSEANGSTYAVEKQNLATRLGVAVTAVLSDVNSATGTTQAALLSEANTLSNRFAYAITKLDRGDLFPDALAVPGGDPRLKGLGNVTAITANTADTRAPITFLQSQQAAFNVEGVPRYDHIFIVMLENKATSSILNSPFAPKINGYLQAGNQLTSYYATGYPSEPNYTALGGADDFGIADDSQWNCDATGANAVQDTPVPDNTQPGLASSPFASTCTQVAAVNHNIVGKANLFNALSKVGLSWRTYNESTNPGQDLRTDSVADAAVIATDHVYAPGTLGGNTSTIGNAALTLSMPAGLYKTKHHPGMAYQNVRSAPEWKYSNRTMGGGQWDAVLKNGSAYAIPANYNADQFGTDLLSGNVGSINFIMPDQCDDMHGITIKGTLNGVVTSASDCSSVANNVAVATGGAIITRGDNFIDGLVKKIQASPLWTNPQKRVAIVLMFDEGNATTGLNSCCGWNVANSTVANPLKQNADGSWSVDSSINNYSKGNRGHGQSVFGILNNQAKAPKGIADSDAYSHFSFVRTLQDMFGLADPVNDASYMNRSKYTEKFISANILNLPEYTGSADTHFDSVRPINHAFVIPATYVQKQTADVTTPAQTGADVNQTSVWALK; the protein is encoded by the coding sequence ATGTCTAATTCGAAAAACGCATCAATGCATTTTTCTCTCAGTGCGATCGCCGCAGCGGCCGCTTTGCTGTCTGCTTGTTCCGGCAGCTCCACCGTCAGCGCTCCGACTGTCATCCTTAAGGGCGTGGTCACAGCCAGCGCCTTGATCGCCGGTTCAGCTACCGACCCGACCATCAAGGCCGGTTACCATCAAGCGGCACTGGTCTGCGTCGACGCCAATAACAATGGCAAATGCGACAGCAGCGAAAATCCGGTCAGCACCGATGCCAACGGTAATTTCTCAATTACTCTGCCAGCCAATGCTGCGCTGATCGCCGACCTCGGTACCAGTGCAACTAACAGCGCCAGCGGCGCTAAATTAGCCAGCCGCAATGTGTTCCGTGTCTCGATCGATCAAGTCGCCGAACAAGCTGGCACCGGCATCGTGATCAGCTCGCTGTCGTCGGAAGTGACACGCATGAGTGAAGCCAATGGCAGCACCTATGCAGTCGAAAAACAAAATCTCGCGACCCGTCTCGGCGTGGCAGTAACAGCCGTTCTGAGCGACGTCAACAGCGCTACCGGCACGACCCAAGCCGCCTTGCTGAGCGAAGCCAACACTTTGAGCAATCGCTTCGCCTACGCCATCACCAAGCTCGACCGCGGTGATTTGTTTCCCGATGCGCTGGCGGTACCGGGTGGCGATCCGCGCCTGAAAGGTTTGGGCAATGTCACGGCCATCACAGCCAATACGGCCGATACGCGCGCACCGATCACTTTCTTACAATCGCAGCAAGCCGCGTTCAACGTCGAAGGCGTGCCACGTTACGATCATATTTTCATTGTCATGCTGGAAAATAAAGCGACTTCATCGATTTTGAATTCGCCATTCGCACCGAAAATCAACGGCTATTTGCAAGCTGGCAATCAATTGACCAGCTACTATGCAACCGGCTACCCAAGTGAGCCGAACTACACCGCACTCGGTGGCGCCGATGATTTCGGTATCGCCGATGACAGCCAATGGAATTGCGACGCCACCGGTGCCAATGCGGTACAAGACACGCCGGTACCGGACAATACCCAGCCTGGCTTAGCCAGCTCGCCGTTTGCCTCGACTTGTACCCAAGTAGCGGCGGTCAATCACAATATTGTCGGCAAAGCGAATTTGTTCAATGCTCTCAGCAAGGTCGGCTTGAGCTGGAGAACCTATAACGAGTCGACCAATCCGGGCCAAGATTTACGTACCGACAGCGTGGCTGACGCCGCCGTGATCGCCACCGATCATGTCTATGCACCGGGCACTCTGGGCGGCAATACCAGCACCATCGGTAACGCCGCATTAACACTGTCCATGCCGGCCGGCCTGTACAAAACCAAGCATCATCCAGGCATGGCGTATCAAAATGTGCGCAGTGCCCCGGAATGGAAATACAGTAACCGCACCATGGGTGGCGGTCAGTGGGATGCTGTTTTGAAAAACGGCAGTGCCTATGCGATTCCGGCCAATTACAATGCCGATCAATTCGGTACAGATTTGCTATCTGGTAATGTCGGCAGCATCAACTTCATCATGCCCGATCAGTGCGACGACATGCATGGCATCACCATCAAAGGCACGCTCAATGGCGTGGTCACCTCGGCCAGTGATTGCTCCAGTGTTGCCAACAACGTCGCCGTTGCCACCGGCGGCGCGATCATCACCCGCGGCGATAATTTCATCGATGGTTTGGTGAAGAAAATCCAAGCTTCACCGTTGTGGACTAACCCGCAAAAACGCGTCGCCATCGTCTTGATGTTCGATGAAGGTAATGCCACCACTGGTCTCAATTCCTGCTGCGGCTGGAATGTCGCCAACAGTACCGTCGCTAATCCGCTCAAGCAAAATGCTGATGGCAGTTGGTCGGTCGACAGCAGCATCAACAACTACAGCAAGGGGAATCGTGGCCACGGTCAAAGTGTGTTCGGCATACTCAACAACCAAGCCAAAGCACCGAAGGGAATTGCCGACAGCGATGCCTACAGCCACTTCTCCTTCGTGCGCACCTTGCAAGACATGTTCGGCCTGGCCGATCCGGTCAATGATGCGAGCTATATGAATCGTTCCAAGTACACGGAAAAATTCATCTCGGCTAACATCCTCAATTTGCCGGAATATACAGGCAGCGCCGATACCCACTTTGACTCGGTTCGTCCGATCAATCACGCCTTCGTGATTCCGGCGACCTATGTACAAAAGCAAACCGCTGACGTCACGACACCGGCACAAACCGGTGCCGACGTCAACCAAACCAGTGTCTGGGCTTTGAAATAA
- a CDS encoding cytochrome-c peroxidase, with product MHNSFCLPVRHVFVSLLTLALCACGGPNKVGDTVATSNNVSASVSKLSAAALVGQKIFFDQNLSGSGKMSCATCHDPNFAYGPPNKLAVQLGGIALDQPGSRAAPSLRYKDVTPAYADLLDNPDGISAPGPGGGFTQDGRVDSLAAQAAIPLLNAAEMANASGDAVVAKLKTASYAALFTAAFGTDAFADSKAAFNNATLALQAFQLEDSSFHPYSSKFDLHASNKLGGTFSAAEARGLKIFSDPNTGNCASCHYQGAGREGSSGLFTDFSYAAIGVPRNRANAVNLDPSFIDEGICGPFRRDHLPATANSANAYCGMFKTPTLRNVSTRQVFFHNGVLTSLLQVLQFYNTRDTNPEIWYPTIGGTALKTPSANFPNYGLITTQYSGGTVSKYDDLPARYRANIDTQLPLDGRKAGSKPPMSDQDLADLACFLGTLNDGYQAGSPTNNAACQ from the coding sequence ATGCATAACTCTTTCTGCCTCCCCGTCCGCCACGTGTTCGTCAGTTTGTTAACTCTGGCGCTGTGTGCCTGCGGCGGCCCGAACAAAGTCGGCGACACCGTCGCTACCAGCAACAACGTCAGTGCCAGCGTGAGCAAGCTCAGTGCCGCAGCCTTGGTCGGACAAAAAATATTTTTTGACCAGAACCTCTCGGGTTCCGGCAAGATGTCGTGCGCCACCTGCCACGATCCGAATTTCGCGTATGGTCCGCCGAATAAGTTGGCGGTGCAATTAGGCGGTATCGCGCTCGATCAGCCCGGCAGCCGCGCTGCGCCATCCTTGCGTTATAAAGACGTGACACCGGCCTATGCCGATCTGCTCGACAATCCCGATGGCATCAGCGCGCCCGGACCGGGCGGCGGGTTTACCCAAGACGGCCGGGTCGACAGTTTGGCGGCACAAGCCGCCATTCCCTTGCTCAATGCGGCCGAAATGGCCAATGCCAGTGGCGACGCCGTGGTCGCCAAATTGAAAACTGCCAGCTATGCTGCACTGTTTACCGCCGCCTTCGGGACCGATGCCTTCGCCGACAGCAAGGCCGCCTTTAACAATGCCACATTGGCTTTGCAAGCATTTCAATTGGAAGACAGCAGCTTTCATCCATACAGCAGCAAATTCGATTTACATGCATCGAATAAGCTCGGCGGCACCTTCAGCGCTGCCGAGGCACGCGGATTGAAAATTTTTTCCGACCCGAACACCGGCAATTGCGCTTCCTGTCATTATCAAGGTGCCGGACGCGAAGGCAGCTCCGGTCTGTTCACCGATTTTTCCTATGCAGCCATCGGCGTGCCGCGCAACCGTGCCAACGCAGTCAATCTGGACCCGAGCTTCATCGATGAAGGCATTTGCGGCCCGTTCCGGCGCGACCATTTGCCCGCCACGGCCAACAGCGCCAATGCTTATTGCGGCATGTTTAAAACACCGACGCTGCGTAATGTCAGCACACGCCAAGTGTTTTTCCATAACGGCGTACTGACTTCTTTGCTGCAGGTACTGCAGTTTTATAATACCCGCGATACCAATCCTGAGATCTGGTACCCGACCATCGGCGGCACGGCCTTGAAAACCCCGAGCGCCAACTTTCCGAACTACGGTTTGATCACCACCCAGTACAGCGGTGGCACTGTCAGTAAATACGATGATTTACCGGCTCGGTATCGCGCGAATATCGATACCCAGTTGCCACTGGACGGACGTAAAGCCGGCAGCAAGCCGCCGATGTCAGACCAAGACCTGGCCGACTTGGCCTGCTTTCTCGGCACGCTGAACGATGGCTATCAAGCCGGCAGTCCGACCAACAACGCAGCCTGCCAATAA
- a CDS encoding 2OG-Fe(II) oxygenase — protein sequence MHTVVNFSPELGSWITAHLDSGHTPTQLIEVMQAQQMEAAAAQAIMAAFVKARRNGHALPLQQVPLHVGVDTDALVHLPATHVINTHDRRITVTARAARPALALLSNVLSAAECAELIALARPRLHASTIVDRHSGADIISPTRSSQGMFFRLKENPFIAGLDRRLAEIMNLPLENGEGIQILYYPNGAGSAPHYDFLLPETDAVRASLARSGQRCSTLVCYLNEVEAGGETVFPETDWRIAPIPGNALYFEYVAADGTLDYRSLHASSPVQAGEKWVATKWMREKAFVSA from the coding sequence ATGCATACCGTCGTCAATTTTTCACCCGAACTGGGCAGCTGGATCACGGCCCATCTCGATAGTGGCCACACGCCGACTCAGCTGATCGAAGTCATGCAAGCGCAACAGATGGAAGCCGCTGCCGCGCAAGCTATCATGGCCGCCTTTGTCAAGGCGCGTCGTAACGGCCATGCTCTGCCCTTGCAGCAGGTGCCGCTGCATGTCGGCGTCGATACCGACGCGCTCGTGCATTTGCCAGCTACGCATGTAATCAACACGCATGACCGCCGGATCACGGTCACGGCCCGCGCCGCCAGGCCGGCGCTGGCCTTACTGAGCAATGTACTGAGCGCGGCCGAATGCGCCGAACTGATCGCCTTGGCGCGGCCGCGTTTGCATGCCTCGACCATCGTCGACCGCCACAGCGGTGCCGACATCATCAGCCCTACCCGCAGCAGTCAGGGCATGTTCTTTCGGCTCAAGGAAAATCCCTTCATCGCCGGGCTGGATCGACGCCTGGCCGAGATCATGAATTTACCACTGGAAAATGGCGAAGGGATACAAATTTTGTATTACCCGAACGGTGCCGGCAGCGCCCCGCATTATGATTTTCTGCTGCCGGAAACAGATGCCGTGCGCGCTTCGCTGGCGCGCAGCGGGCAACGCTGCAGCACGCTGGTGTGCTATCTGAATGAAGTCGAGGCTGGCGGCGAAACGGTGTTTCCCGAAACCGACTGGCGTATCGCGCCGATACCTGGCAATGCCCTATACTTCGAATATGTCGCTGCCGACGGCACGCTCGATTACCGCTCGCTGCATGCGAGCAGCCCGGTACAAGCCGGCGAAAAATGGGTGGCGACCAAGTGGATGCGCGAAAAAGCCTTTGTTTCAGCCTGA
- a CDS encoding polysaccharide deacetylase family protein, which yields MLRLNRLCLPLLSVTLLLSSSAHAASAAEPSAALHSEDTAAIRRHHINKLTERLSTDEETLKQSCRFESEISLAPPPKQIALTFDDGPEPLQTEFILTILKKYQIPATFFMIGEKVRAHPELLKLVQDSGYGVIGQHSWSHPNFHDISTDQQSEEILKNYAETKAFNTAQLFRYPYGNSTCAANQLLKSINQHIIGWHVDSCDWAFERKGSVDLKEALSCGVSAQNRSNYQEHVISAVHAHNGGIVLMHEIHPSTLKQIDDIIRRLLEEGYVFKSLAEPSFEKYFR from the coding sequence ATGTTACGCTTAAATCGTCTTTGCTTGCCGCTACTCAGCGTCACCCTGTTGCTGTCCTCGTCGGCGCATGCCGCCAGCGCAGCCGAACCGAGTGCGGCACTGCACAGCGAAGATACGGCCGCGATTCGCCGCCACCACATCAATAAGCTCACGGAACGCCTGAGCACCGATGAAGAAACGCTCAAGCAAAGCTGCCGCTTTGAATCCGAAATTTCGCTGGCACCGCCGCCCAAACAAATTGCCCTGACTTTCGATGATGGGCCCGAACCGCTACAAACCGAATTTATTTTAACGATACTCAAGAAGTACCAGATTCCCGCCACATTTTTCATGATCGGTGAAAAAGTCCGTGCCCACCCTGAGCTGCTGAAGCTGGTACAAGATTCCGGCTATGGCGTGATCGGCCAGCATTCATGGAGTCATCCGAATTTTCATGATATTTCTACTGACCAGCAGAGTGAAGAAATTCTGAAAAATTATGCCGAAACCAAGGCTTTCAATACCGCCCAATTGTTTCGCTACCCGTATGGAAATTCTACCTGCGCCGCGAATCAGTTACTGAAATCGATCAATCAGCACATCATCGGCTGGCACGTCGATTCCTGCGACTGGGCCTTCGAGCGTAAGGGTTCGGTCGACCTGAAGGAAGCACTGAGCTGCGGCGTCTCAGCACAAAACCGCAGCAATTATCAAGAGCATGTGATATCGGCCGTGCATGCGCATAATGGTGGTATCGTATTGATGCATGAAATTCATCCATCCACGCTCAAACAAATCGATGACATCATTCGCCGTCTGCTCGAGGAAGGCTATGTTTTCAAGAGCCTGGCCGAACCCAGCTTCGAGAAGTACTTCCGCTGA
- a CDS encoding DUF2252 domain-containing protein, whose product MIDICAVILDFNRKREAERLAMKYHNMTTSPFVFLRATCHLFYARLAAAAKLAPVPLTWCMGDLHLENFGSYKADNRLAYFDLNDFDEAVLAPLNWELLRLLTSIQVAADSMAVSAPEARELAEEFLLHYRQILSQGKAYWIERETAQGLVRNLLSELKFRQRSDFLDRRSYFENGQRRLRIDGKKALAVSAKQAAKVTRFLKAFALTQSDKKFFKPLDIARRVAGNGSLGVERYIILVHGKGGTNGNYLLDLKQALPSSLIPFLDTPQPQWKSEAERVVTIQKRMQAMSMAFLQDVQIDGQSYLLRALQPAEDRINLDSSASSYADLKQAIGVMGIVVASAQLRSAGRSGSANADALIAHAADQSWSKPLLKRSRECAKQVQEDWKTYCKAYQRGDFSLPS is encoded by the coding sequence ATGATCGATATCTGCGCCGTCATACTGGACTTCAACCGCAAGCGTGAAGCGGAACGTCTGGCGATGAAGTATCACAATATGACTACTTCGCCGTTTGTTTTTTTGCGTGCCACCTGCCATCTGTTTTACGCCCGTCTGGCCGCCGCGGCCAAGCTGGCACCGGTGCCGCTGACTTGGTGCATGGGCGACCTGCACTTGGAAAATTTCGGCAGCTATAAAGCCGATAACCGCTTGGCCTATTTTGATCTCAATGATTTCGATGAAGCCGTGCTGGCACCGCTGAATTGGGAATTGCTGCGGCTATTAACCAGCATACAGGTGGCGGCCGACAGCATGGCCGTCAGCGCACCCGAAGCGCGCGAGTTAGCGGAAGAATTTTTGCTGCATTATCGGCAGATTCTCAGTCAGGGCAAAGCCTATTGGATCGAGCGCGAAACCGCGCAAGGCTTGGTGCGCAATTTGCTCAGCGAATTAAAATTCCGCCAACGCAGCGATTTTCTCGACCGCCGCAGTTATTTTGAAAACGGCCAACGACGGCTGCGCATCGATGGTAAAAAAGCGCTGGCTGTAAGTGCTAAGCAAGCTGCCAAAGTGACGCGTTTTCTAAAAGCATTCGCACTGACCCAAAGCGATAAGAAATTCTTCAAACCGCTCGACATCGCGCGTCGGGTGGCCGGCAACGGCAGCCTCGGCGTCGAGCGCTACATCATTCTGGTACATGGTAAAGGCGGCACCAACGGCAATTACCTGCTCGACCTGAAACAGGCATTACCCTCCTCGTTAATTCCATTTTTAGACACCCCACAACCGCAGTGGAAATCCGAAGCCGAGCGCGTGGTGACGATACAAAAACGCATGCAAGCGATGTCGATGGCGTTTTTGCAGGATGTGCAAATCGACGGCCAATCGTATTTGCTGCGCGCTTTGCAACCAGCCGAAGACCGCATCAATCTCGATAGTTCGGCCAGTTCTTATGCCGATTTAAAACAAGCCATAGGCGTGATGGGCATAGTAGTCGCTTCGGCGCAGTTACGCAGTGCCGGCCGTTCCGGCTCGGCCAATGCCGATGCCTTGATCGCGCATGCTGCCGACCAGAGTTGGAGCAAACCACTGCTCAAACGCAGCCGCGAGTGCGCCAAACAAGTACAAGAAGATTGGAAAACCTATTGCAAGGCGTATCAGCGAGGCGATTTCAGCTTGCCAAGCTGA